Proteins encoded together in one Vulcanisaeta thermophila window:
- a CDS encoding XdhC family protein — translation MSSCEFFKALTSAASGGGKLVIVRLIRGDNVASDVIVNGKAMLGIATSDEVLKLAERALLENRVLEAVINGYKVVAEPVEPRPTIVVVGSGLIARALVDVGNAVGYYMAVVGNGDVKKDEFPNAYLVTNDLRDLEKLVGEDSVVIIANEGGKPYDADALYIALKGGARFVGLLASQKRAAYMIAEMVRRGLALDYVLNRLHSPVGLDLGAKTAGEIALSILAEVMMFMRNSSGKPMREVKDPGKYLRDALEGRIQEQSCSWRPTEFKL, via the coding sequence GTGTCCTCATGTGAATTCTTCAAGGCATTGACCTCGGCGGCTTCTGGGGGTGGTAAGTTAGTCATTGTCAGGTTGATTAGGGGCGATAATGTGGCCTCTGACGTTATTGTGAATGGCAAGGCAATGCTGGGTATTGCAACCAGTGATGAGGTTCTGAAGCTAGCCGAGAGGGCCCTGTTGGAGAATAGGGTTTTGGAGGCCGTGATTAATGGTTATAAGGTCGTCGCTGAGCCCGTGGAGCCAAGGCCCACAATAGTGGTTGTGGGTAGTGGCTTAATAGCCAGGGCCTTGGTTGATGTGGGTAATGCCGTGGGTTACTACATGGCTGTGGTGGGTAATGGCGATGTTAAGAAGGATGAGTTCCCCAACGCCTACTTAGTAACCAATGATTTGAGGGATTTAGAGAAGCTCGTGGGTGAGGATTCCGTGGTGATAATAGCCAATGAGGGTGGTAAACCCTACGATGCGGATGCACTTTACATTGCACTTAAGGGTGGGGCCAGGTTCGTGGGCTTACTGGCAAGCCAAAAGAGAGCGGCTTACATGATTGCTGAGATGGTTAGGAGGGGGCTTGCCCTGGATTACGTACTGAATAGGCTCCACTCCCCAGTGGGCCTTGACCTGGGCGCCAAGACCGCCGGGGAAATAGCGCTTAGTATTTTGGCCGAGGTCATGATGTTCATGAGGAACTCGAGCGGTAAGCCCATGAGGGAGGTTAAGGACCCTGGGAAGTACCTAAGGGATGCCCTGGAGGGGAGGATCCAGGAGCAATCATGTTCCTGGAGACCCACTGAGTTTAAGTTATGA
- a CDS encoding M16 family metallopeptidase — MNRFFVKSPVDDVAVIDLKLNVGSINEENPGIGNVLIPLWRSSRPYLELEKMGVSISLEKSFDFLSVRIKTIYDRVNKAVKLMEEFLTNPNMEKLDDAIREARTWNQVSREDTATRAFSESIKLLFGNHPYSRHPMAYEYNFDLITRDTVAKALDRMKVLSMTVVAREDTVDINIPQGDYEAIKPVTYGSGTVDLKMSGKVQTTIAMAYPAPELTNLNESFTTIILNTILGGMGLVSRLYREVRVKRGLAYYAYSTYIPLGSSGILIAMAGVRRENVNTALGIMQETINDLANTVGEDEVEMAIRNRIGRLKVTGESPEGLASLYSLIPTYKLPSNYYELYIKQIKELRASDVLTKARQIISNNHTTAIIG; from the coding sequence GTGAATAGGTTCTTCGTGAAATCCCCCGTTGATGATGTGGCTGTTATTGATTTGAAATTGAACGTAGGATCCATAAACGAGGAAAACCCAGGCATTGGCAATGTACTAATACCACTATGGAGGTCCTCAAGGCCATACCTAGAACTTGAGAAGATGGGTGTCTCCATCTCGCTGGAGAAGTCCTTCGATTTCCTCTCAGTGAGGATCAAGACCATTTACGACAGGGTGAATAAGGCCGTGAAGTTAATGGAGGAATTCCTAACAAACCCCAATATGGAGAAACTCGATGACGCGATTAGGGAGGCCAGGACCTGGAACCAAGTCTCCAGGGAGGACACAGCAACAAGGGCCTTCTCAGAATCAATAAAGCTACTATTTGGGAACCACCCCTACTCCAGGCACCCAATGGCTTATGAGTACAACTTCGACTTAATAACCAGGGATACCGTGGCCAAGGCCCTGGACCGCATGAAGGTGCTATCAATGACCGTGGTGGCCAGGGAGGATACCGTGGACATAAACATACCCCAGGGAGATTACGAGGCCATTAAGCCCGTGACCTACGGCAGCGGCACTGTGGATTTGAAAATGAGTGGTAAGGTTCAGACAACAATAGCCATGGCATACCCAGCCCCAGAATTAACAAACCTAAATGAATCATTCACAACAATAATACTCAACACAATCCTGGGCGGCATGGGGTTAGTGAGTAGGCTTTACAGGGAGGTGAGGGTTAAGAGGGGCCTTGCCTATTACGCATACTCAACATACATACCCCTGGGCAGCTCAGGAATACTAATAGCCATGGCCGGTGTAAGGAGGGAAAATGTAAACACGGCACTGGGCATAATGCAGGAAACAATTAATGACCTAGCCAACACCGTGGGCGAAGACGAGGTTGAGATGGCCATTAGGAATAGAATTGGCAGGCTAAAGGTAACCGGAGAGTCACCCGAGGGCTTAGCCTCCCTGTACTCATTAATACCCACCTATAAACTACCCAGTAACTACTACGAACTTTACATAAAACAAATAAAGGAATTAAGAGCAAGCGATGTATTAACAAAGGCCAGGCAAATAATTAGTAATAATCATACAACGGCAATCATAGGATAA
- a CDS encoding MogA/MoaB family molybdenum cofactor biosynthesis protein: MSVPRTMHKELGPKTANFFIITVSTSRYHAKMEGKPYTDESGDTAEAMVKESGHRVVGRELIKDDIEMIRNLVRSLASRGDVDVIVLTGGTGLARSDVTIEALRPLFEKEMEGFGDIFRYVSYSKIGTGAIMTRATAGVINGKLVVALPGSPDGVKTGLEIILQELPHILYIIRS; this comes from the coding sequence ATGAGCGTACCAAGAACCATGCACAAGGAATTGGGTCCCAAAACGGCCAACTTCTTCATAATCACAGTATCCACCTCCAGGTACCACGCCAAGATGGAGGGTAAGCCCTACACGGACGAGTCTGGGGATACGGCGGAGGCCATGGTTAAGGAAAGCGGTCACAGGGTTGTGGGTAGGGAGTTGATTAAGGATGATATTGAGATGATAAGGAACCTGGTGAGGTCCCTGGCCTCTAGGGGTGATGTGGACGTGATAGTCCTCACAGGGGGCACTGGGCTTGCTAGGAGTGATGTAACCATAGAGGCCCTGAGGCCATTATTCGAGAAGGAGATGGAGGGTTTTGGCGATATATTCAGATACGTGAGCTACTCGAAAATAGGTACAGGGGCAATAATGACCAGGGCCACCGCGGGCGTGATAAACGGGAAGCTGGTCGTGGCATTGCCAGGCTCCCCCGATGGAGTTAAGACGGGGCTTGAGATAATACTCCAGGAACTACCGCACATACTGTACATAATAAGGAGTTGA
- a CDS encoding SRPBCC family protein, producing MARIHYEGSFEVSRPRDYVYNFLIDPRNVASAIPGVESVEVIDQDNFRVKATLGVGAIKGTVTANLKFIDKRPPEGATVQGRGSGLQSTMDFQLSFRLSDLGQGRTRVNWVFDGNVGGLVGSMGARVLDPVAQRIINDAVNNLRSKLEGS from the coding sequence ATGGCTAGGATTCACTATGAAGGTTCCTTTGAAGTGAGTAGGCCCAGGGATTACGTCTACAACTTCCTCATTGACCCAAGAAACGTGGCCTCGGCAATACCTGGAGTTGAGAGTGTGGAGGTTATTGACCAGGACAACTTCAGGGTGAAAGCCACGCTGGGGGTTGGCGCAATCAAGGGTACGGTGACTGCGAACCTGAAATTCATTGATAAGAGGCCACCTGAGGGTGCCACTGTTCAGGGCAGGGGCTCGGGCCTTCAAAGCACCATGGACTTTCAACTATCCTTCAGACTCAGCGATCTTGGGCAGGGGAGGACCAGGGTTAACTGGGTCTTTGATGGTAATGTGGGTGGGCTTGTGGGCTCCATGGGCGCCAGGGTCCTGGACCCAGTGGCTCAGAGGATAATTAACGATGCCGTTAATAACCTAAGGAGTAAGTTGGAGGGCTCTTAA
- the tuf gene encoding translation elongation factor EF-1 subunit alpha, giving the protein MSLILKPKESALQKPHLNLAVIGHVDHGKSTLVGHLLVVTGYVDEKGFKELEEQAKKMGKEDFVYAWVTDRLKEERERGVTIEAMHVGFETNKYFLTIIDLPGHRDFVKNMIVGASQADAALLVVSARPGEFEAGIGPQGQTREHLFLAATLGIRQVIVAVNKMDVVNYDQKRFEQIKAELSKLMKLLGYDPTKVPFIPVSALKGDNIKEKSPNTPWYNGPTLLEALDALQPPPRPTDKPFRLPIQDVYTITGAGTVVVGRVETGVLKVGDRVVIMPPAKVGDIRSIETHHMKLEQAQPGDNIGINVRGIEKEDVKRGDVMGHLTNPPTVAEEIVARIAVLWHPTAIGPGYTPVLHVHTATVPAQIVELVAKLDPRTGQTVEQKPQFIKQGDVAVIRMKPLKDVVIEKYSEFPGLGRFALRDMGRTIAAGQVIEIKPKKVEIKA; this is encoded by the coding sequence ATGAGCCTAATACTGAAGCCCAAGGAGTCGGCACTACAGAAACCACACCTCAACTTAGCGGTGATAGGGCATGTGGACCACGGAAAATCCACACTGGTAGGCCACCTACTGGTGGTCACGGGCTACGTTGATGAGAAGGGCTTCAAGGAGCTTGAGGAGCAGGCTAAGAAGATGGGTAAGGAGGACTTCGTCTACGCATGGGTAACTGATAGGCTTAAGGAGGAGAGGGAGAGGGGAGTCACCATCGAGGCAATGCACGTGGGCTTTGAAACCAATAAGTACTTCCTAACAATAATCGACCTACCTGGTCACAGGGACTTCGTTAAGAACATGATAGTGGGTGCAAGCCAGGCGGACGCGGCCCTACTCGTGGTCTCCGCAAGGCCTGGCGAGTTCGAGGCAGGCATAGGACCCCAGGGGCAAACCAGGGAGCACCTCTTCCTGGCCGCCACTCTGGGTATTAGGCAGGTAATTGTCGCTGTTAATAAGATGGATGTTGTTAATTATGACCAGAAGAGGTTTGAGCAAATAAAGGCGGAGTTGAGCAAGCTCATGAAGCTGCTTGGTTACGACCCAACCAAGGTACCATTCATACCAGTGAGTGCGTTGAAGGGCGATAACATTAAGGAGAAGAGCCCCAACACACCGTGGTACAACGGCCCCACGCTACTGGAGGCGCTCGATGCCCTCCAGCCACCACCAAGGCCCACGGACAAGCCCTTCAGACTCCCAATACAGGACGTCTACACAATAACCGGCGCCGGTACGGTGGTTGTGGGTAGGGTTGAGACTGGAGTTCTCAAGGTTGGTGATAGGGTTGTGATAATGCCACCCGCCAAGGTGGGCGATATCAGGAGTATCGAGACCCACCACATGAAGTTGGAGCAGGCACAGCCTGGTGACAACATTGGCATTAACGTTAGGGGTATTGAGAAGGAGGATGTTAAGAGGGGCGATGTAATGGGCCACCTAACCAACCCACCCACCGTCGCCGAGGAGATAGTGGCTAGAATAGCAGTGCTGTGGCACCCCACTGCAATAGGCCCTGGCTACACACCGGTGCTTCACGTTCACACGGCAACGGTGCCCGCTCAGATAGTGGAGTTAGTGGCTAAACTGGACCCAAGGACTGGCCAGACTGTGGAGCAGAAGCCGCAGTTCATTAAGCAGGGTGATGTTGCGGTCATAAGAATGAAGCCCCTTAAGGACGTGGTTATTGAGAAGTACAGTGAGTTCCCAGGGCTTGGTAGGTTCGCCCTTAGGGATATGGGCAGGACCATAGCCGCTGGGCAGGTAATAGAGATAAAGCCTAAGAAAGTGGAGATTAAGGCGTGA
- a CDS encoding indolepyruvate oxidoreductase subunit beta, producing MKVNIYLAGVGGQGLITFATVLSNAALKSGLKALMAETHGLSQRGGSVDVHVRIGDVYAPLIPRNGADFIVAFELLEAFRTLAYAHEGTVILVNKRLIRPPATKARIPSVDELISELRKASEHVYVVDAYGKAMELGNVVFENMILLGALYLISGLNNYVSTGAIEESIKEVIKREQDRNIKAFYMGMKLVDSRT from the coding sequence ATGAAGGTGAACATCTACCTAGCCGGTGTGGGTGGGCAGGGATTAATAACCTTCGCCACAGTACTAAGCAACGCAGCCCTCAAGTCGGGCCTTAAGGCATTGATGGCGGAGACCCACGGACTAAGCCAGAGGGGTGGTTCCGTGGATGTCCACGTGAGGATTGGCGATGTCTACGCACCATTGATACCAAGGAATGGCGCGGACTTCATAGTGGCCTTCGAACTACTGGAGGCGTTTAGGACCCTGGCCTATGCCCATGAGGGCACGGTCATCCTCGTGAACAAACGATTAATAAGGCCACCAGCCACTAAGGCAAGGATACCAAGCGTCGATGAGTTAATCAGTGAGTTGAGGAAAGCCTCTGAACATGTCTACGTGGTTGACGCTTATGGCAAGGCCATGGAACTCGGCAATGTCGTTTTCGAAAACATGATACTCCTGGGCGCCCTCTACCTCATATCGGGACTCAACAATTACGTAAGCACAGGAGCCATTGAGGAATCCATTAAGGAGGTTATTAAGAGGGAGCAGGACAGGAACATAAAGGCATTCTACATGGGAATGAAGCTTGTGGATTCACGAACATAA
- a CDS encoding peroxiredoxin, which translates to MVEVGEKAPEFELLDVDLKPRRLGDFLGKNKLVVLLTFPAAFSPVCTKELCTFRDRMSILNKANAEVVAISVDTPFTLKAFRDANRLNFTLLSDFNKEMITKYGVIHENLLGLKGVAKRAAFILGPDGVVLWKWVSDDPTVEPPYDEIVRLVDEFNRKLGLGK; encoded by the coding sequence ATGGTTGAGGTGGGTGAAAAGGCCCCGGAGTTTGAGTTGCTGGATGTGGATTTGAAACCCAGGAGGCTCGGTGATTTCCTGGGTAAGAATAAGCTGGTGGTTCTACTCACCTTCCCAGCCGCCTTCTCCCCCGTGTGCACTAAGGAGTTGTGTACCTTTAGGGATAGGATGTCAATACTAAACAAGGCCAATGCTGAGGTAGTGGCGATTAGTGTGGATACACCATTCACATTGAAGGCCTTTAGGGATGCCAATAGGCTCAATTTCACACTGCTCAGTGACTTCAATAAGGAAATGATAACAAAGTACGGCGTAATCCACGAAAACCTACTGGGTCTTAAGGGTGTGGCCAAGAGGGCTGCGTTTATACTGGGTCCAGACGGTGTTGTGCTTTGGAAGTGGGTGAGTGATGACCCAACGGTGGAGCCTCCCTACGATGAAATAGTGAGGTTAGTTGATGAGTTTAATAGGAAGCTTGGGCTTGGTAAGTAA
- the rpsJ gene encoding 30S ribosomal protein S10, with protein sequence MPRKARIRIWGTDHNEVDRLAGEIVDIAKKLGIKVSGPIPLPMKRLMVTVRRAPSGQGYHTFDHWEMRIHKRLIDMDADERALRQLMRIRIPENIKIEIELID encoded by the coding sequence GTGCCAAGAAAGGCGCGAATACGCATATGGGGCACGGACCACAATGAGGTGGATAGGCTAGCTGGCGAGATTGTGGATATTGCCAAGAAACTGGGTATTAAGGTTTCAGGCCCCATACCACTACCCATGAAGAGGTTGATGGTGACCGTTAGGAGGGCACCCAGTGGCCAGGGCTACCACACATTTGATCATTGGGAGATGAGGATTCATAAGAGGTTAATTGATATGGACGCCGATGAGAGGGCCCTGAGGCAGTTAATGAGGATTAGGATCCCCGAGAACATCAAAATAGAAATTGAACTCATAGACTAA
- the cutB gene encoding glyceraldehyde dehydrogenase subunit beta: MYPPKFGYVRVSSLEEAVNILNSDENAKVLAGGQSLMPLLKLRLIKPSYLVDINRVPNLSYINIERDRIRIGALARHHQFEINKELWSIYPAIPETAMQIGDPQVRNLGTMAGSLAHADPAADWPATLIAFRASITALGPSGERVIPIDDFFTGPFSTALGKGEVIKEIVISRVEGNVKSAYVKLERKAGDFAVVGVAVMLKLGGDGSIEDASIGITAAGPKPFRAREAEKALIGRKPTSDVIEDAAEKAMRESNPISDIRGSSDYKRYMVKVITKRAINKALSR; the protein is encoded by the coding sequence ATGTATCCGCCCAAGTTTGGTTACGTAAGGGTTTCCTCGCTCGAGGAGGCCGTTAATATATTGAATAGTGATGAGAATGCCAAGGTGCTTGCTGGTGGGCAAAGCCTAATGCCACTACTTAAACTGAGGCTTATCAAGCCCTCATACCTAGTGGACATTAATAGGGTTCCCAACCTATCCTATATAAACATAGAACGCGATAGGATACGCATAGGCGCATTGGCCAGGCATCACCAGTTCGAGATCAACAAGGAGCTTTGGTCAATATACCCAGCAATCCCCGAGACCGCTATGCAGATAGGGGATCCACAGGTGAGGAATTTGGGCACCATGGCAGGCTCCCTAGCCCATGCGGACCCAGCCGCTGACTGGCCAGCCACCTTAATAGCGTTCAGGGCATCCATAACCGCACTGGGCCCCTCTGGCGAGAGGGTAATACCCATTGATGACTTCTTCACAGGGCCATTCAGCACAGCCCTGGGCAAGGGTGAGGTTATTAAGGAGATCGTCATATCCAGGGTTGAGGGTAATGTGAAGTCCGCATACGTAAAACTGGAGAGAAAGGCCGGTGACTTCGCCGTGGTGGGGGTTGCGGTAATGCTTAAGCTTGGCGGTGATGGGTCCATCGAGGACGCGAGCATTGGCATAACAGCTGCAGGGCCCAAGCCCTTCAGGGCACGTGAGGCGGAGAAGGCCCTCATTGGTCGTAAACCCACGAGTGACGTTATTGAGGACGCCGCGGAGAAGGCCATGAGGGAGTCTAACCCCATAAGCGACATAAGGGGCTCCTCGGATTATAAAAGATACATGGTTAAGGTAATAACCAAAAGAGCCATTAATAAGGCCCTCTCAAGGTGA
- the cutC gene encoding glyceraldehyde dehydrogenase subunit gamma, giving the protein MVMSTTLKVGPEERVRIRVRVNGVWYERDVEPRKLLVHFLREDLGFTSVHVGCDTGHCGACTVIMNGVSVKSCQVLAVQADGAEILTLEGLAKDGKLHPIQEAFWEKHALQCGYCTPGMIMETYFLLKENPEPSEEEIRRGLAGNLCRCTGYQNIVDAVKLASQKLKELKMTL; this is encoded by the coding sequence ATGGTCATGAGCACCACACTGAAGGTGGGCCCTGAGGAGCGCGTGAGGATTAGGGTTAGGGTGAATGGTGTTTGGTACGAGAGGGATGTGGAGCCCAGGAAATTGCTGGTTCACTTCCTAAGGGAGGACCTGGGCTTCACAAGCGTTCACGTGGGCTGCGACACAGGGCATTGCGGTGCCTGTACAGTCATTATGAATGGTGTTAGTGTTAAGTCGTGCCAGGTATTGGCGGTGCAGGCTGATGGTGCCGAGATACTAACGCTCGAGGGGCTCGCTAAGGATGGTAAGTTACACCCAATACAGGAAGCCTTCTGGGAGAAGCACGCCCTACAATGTGGTTACTGCACGCCGGGCATGATAATGGAGACGTACTTCCTACTTAAGGAGAATCCTGAGCCGAGTGAGGAGGAGATTAGGAGGGGCTTGGCTGGGAATTTGTGTAGGTGCACGGGTTATCAGAATATTGTGGATGCGGTTAAACTGGCGTCGCAGAAGCTGAAGGAGTTGAAAATGACGCTGTGA
- a CDS encoding MHS family MFS transporter yields MFKEGCLGIGSVRNLVASVFIVIGTISIWYNFLTYNVIASVVFPSSTLGLVLTASFLTVLMGFITRPLGALAMGLVGDRFSSRLSLTLTLALMGVSTLLMVNLNPTHQIYELLILRLIQGVCLGGEWAAAVVLMGIIMGYGGTGRVLTSLVQLSVPLGMILSSVTLQDWRLDLTIGSLMSLASSLAIAILSPGSRVDFGQFSITWGDIKSMAIAVGSKLGESANFYAFTSILLVPFSVTLTKNLVILAAITLALITLVSSILTARVGPRDLMIYGYALFIITDALVPTPISPAVKYVLFGLSDALSYTPQALYIPSLLRHGIKNTGSGLSYQLSSLLGGLITYLASILLTLLGVHRGLAIIGLILMLASAGSLIITRLGKSY; encoded by the coding sequence ATGTTTAAGGAGGGTTGCCTGGGTATTGGGTCTGTGAGGAATCTTGTGGCATCGGTATTCATAGTAATTGGGACCATATCCATATGGTACAACTTCCTAACCTACAATGTAATAGCGTCGGTGGTGTTTCCAAGCTCAACCCTGGGGCTGGTATTGACAGCGTCATTCCTAACGGTACTAATGGGCTTCATAACAAGGCCCCTGGGCGCCCTCGCAATGGGCCTTGTGGGTGACAGATTCTCGAGCAGGTTATCACTAACACTCACCCTGGCACTGATGGGGGTATCAACACTCCTAATGGTGAATCTAAATCCCACGCACCAAATATATGAATTGCTAATCCTGAGGTTGATCCAGGGGGTCTGTCTCGGTGGTGAGTGGGCCGCTGCCGTAGTATTAATGGGCATTATAATGGGGTATGGTGGCACGGGCAGGGTCCTTACATCCCTTGTTCAATTAAGTGTACCCCTTGGTATGATCCTGTCCTCAGTAACCCTTCAGGACTGGAGGCTCGATCTAACCATAGGCTCGTTAATGAGCCTGGCATCCTCATTGGCCATAGCCATACTAAGCCCTGGGTCAAGGGTTGATTTTGGTCAATTTAGCATTACCTGGGGTGATATTAAGAGCATGGCCATTGCGGTGGGCTCCAAGCTTGGTGAGAGCGCTAACTTCTACGCCTTCACATCAATACTCCTGGTGCCGTTCTCGGTAACATTGACCAAAAACCTAGTAATCCTGGCAGCAATAACGCTCGCACTGATCACGCTTGTCTCATCAATACTCACTGCACGTGTGGGGCCCAGGGACTTGATGATTTACGGCTATGCATTATTCATAATAACCGACGCCCTAGTACCCACACCCATAAGCCCTGCCGTGAAGTACGTACTCTTTGGCCTTTCGGATGCCCTTTCATACACACCCCAGGCGCTTTACATACCATCCCTGCTAAGGCATGGAATTAAAAACACGGGTAGTGGTTTATCCTACCAATTATCAAGCCTCCTCGGGGGCCTCATCACGTACCTCGCCTCCATACTCCTAACACTCCTTGGGGTGCACCGTGGCCTAGCCATTATTGGGCTTATACTAATGCTGGCCTCGGCTGGGTCATTAATCATTACCAGGTTGGGTAAGAGTTATTAA
- a CDS encoding M16 family metallopeptidase produces MIRVVLDNGLTVIAHRMPVESETIYVFYNVGAKNEYQGIYGGSHLVEHMLFRRIEGLGKSVDELVEGVGGYFNGFTNYDYTAYVEVLPLEYVDIGFEIESKRMINAVFDSEEFELERKIVLSEFDMNENDTDTRLLMRASLVAWDTHPYRYSIIGLRSDLSSVGRDELYGYYKRFYHPSNATLVAVGGLDEDAVVKLSERYFGHIKDGGASGYVRPWDDGPRSGRYRLDLRAEGGENPRVIFAFKVPGVHDVEGFRRVVFMDFVLSGDRAFTYGLTAREPMTVPRFSRLYKLVDEGLCNAVYSYYEPTYMNNLYAVVMYNPRDPDKLVNRLTELILEKPSEEEVRAARERIESRLTFSLDSPSKAAYIYGLSQLLLGNPMNLILNIESSGQIPPEEYPGFVEEFIKFSIIINYG; encoded by the coding sequence GTGATTAGGGTAGTGCTTGATAATGGATTGACTGTAATAGCCCATAGAATGCCGGTGGAGTCTGAAACCATCTACGTGTTCTACAACGTGGGTGCCAAGAATGAGTACCAGGGGATCTACGGGGGGAGCCACCTAGTGGAGCATATGCTGTTTCGGCGCATTGAGGGTTTGGGGAAGTCCGTTGACGAGCTCGTTGAGGGTGTGGGTGGTTACTTTAATGGTTTCACGAATTATGACTACACAGCGTATGTTGAGGTTCTACCCCTGGAGTACGTGGACATTGGTTTTGAAATAGAGAGTAAGCGCATGATTAACGCCGTATTTGATAGTGAGGAGTTCGAGCTGGAGCGTAAAATAGTGCTCTCTGAGTTCGATATGAATGAGAATGACACGGACACCCGACTACTCATGAGAGCATCCCTAGTGGCATGGGATACCCACCCATACCGCTACAGCATTATTGGGCTAAGGAGTGACCTGAGCAGTGTGGGTAGGGATGAGCTTTATGGTTACTATAAACGTTTTTACCACCCATCAAACGCAACCCTGGTCGCCGTGGGCGGCCTTGATGAGGACGCAGTGGTTAAGCTCTCTGAGAGGTACTTTGGGCATATTAAGGATGGCGGTGCCTCAGGTTACGTTAGGCCGTGGGATGATGGGCCACGGAGCGGTAGGTATAGGCTTGATTTAAGGGCTGAGGGTGGTGAGAATCCAAGGGTTATTTTCGCCTTCAAGGTGCCTGGAGTTCATGACGTGGAGGGCTTTAGGCGGGTGGTTTTCATGGACTTCGTGCTGTCCGGTGATAGGGCGTTCACTTACGGGTTAACCGCCAGGGAGCCCATGACCGTCCCCAGATTCTCAAGGCTTTATAAGTTGGTTGATGAAGGTTTATGCAATGCCGTTTATAGTTACTACGAACCCACCTACATGAATAATTTATACGCGGTGGTGATGTATAACCCCAGGGACCCGGACAAACTCGTTAATAGACTCACCGAGTTAATACTGGAGAAACCCTCTGAGGAGGAGGTTAGGGCCGCTAGGGAGAGGATTGAGAGTAGGCTTACCTTCTCCCTGGACTCACCCAGTAAGGCAGCCTATATCTACGGTCTCTCACAACTCCTTCTGGGTAATCCCATGAACCTAATACTTAACATAGAGAGTTCTGGGCAAATACCCCCTGAGGAATACCCAGGGTTTGTTGAGGAGTTTATTAAGTTCTCGATAATCATTAACTATGGGTGA